TGCCAACTGGAAGGGTTCATATGGTCCAGAATTAGCTTGTCGATGACCAGTCTCCACAGCCTATTGGTGAAGCGGCACTTGAAGAAAAGGTGAGCCCCTGTTTCTTGCTCCCTCCCACAGAGGGCAATGACCACAGTTCTACTGTATTTTCAATATGTATATGGCAAACAAAAGGTTATGTAAAGGCaagaaaataaaaattaaaaaatatacATCAGATGGTACTATCCAACTCGAGTTCTTGGAATCATGGTGATATTGCAAAGTCACTAATCTGGCTTCAGCATCATAGATGTGAACCAACGAGAGATCAATGCACTACTTTAAAGAGCTCAGAAACATGTTTTTGATCATGTGTTTCAGAAGGGAAAGACCCTGTTTGAGCATGAATTTCCATGAATCTACACTTTGGGCTTCCCTTCTAAATATTTCCCCATTTTTTTGGCTCCAAATGTTCCATCAACCTAAGATAATTATGTTCATGCCACTTTGCTTGGTAACAACTGGTGAGCCTGAATGAATTTCCCCTTTACTTGTTTGGAATAATGCTTGCCCAACAGTCTTGAGAGTAAGAGCAGTCTCAGAACAGATGCATTAATGTCTCTTCAGCTTTCTCATTGCAAACCACACACTAATAACAATCAAGATGCATAGATTTCCTCCTCAAGAGATTTTTGGTGTTGACTCTGTTATGAAGCAAGAGCAGACATATCTTCAGAGTTCACAAAGGAGGCAAACGATTAGCTCCTCCTATCCTATTTTCATTAATGAAACCAGCACAAATGGAAAAGACCGCAAGAGGATTAAACATTTTAAACGCTCAGCCGAGAATGGCGttttggaggccgagctccatggaggcctttatttttgaaaaattcaaattcaaacttttatgtttcaaaaaattctgaaaaaatatgcGTGTATGTAAGGATGTAACCCACATGTGTGTAAAATTTCATGATAAAAAACGTTGAAATGCGGCATGtaaaaaaaagacaaattcatggCCTGAGAGGATGAATAATATCATGTGTTAAACAGCCctagatttgtcttttttgcacaaCCCTCATTTCAATGTGTTTTGCCCTGAAAATTTACACACGTGTGTGTTATGCCTTCATGTATATCTGTacttttttcataattttttgaaatgtaaaaatatgaatttCGATGAAATTTGAAATTTGAATCTGGAGACCTCCAATGAGCTCGGTCACCAAAGGCAATTTCCGCTCAGCCCAGCTACTACTATCTCCTAGGGATAACAACATAGCCTGGCCTAGGAATAGGAGAAACTTCATCGGTGATATTACAGCTTGGTTCATCACCATGATCATACAAAACCCTCCGCTTTTTTTGAGATAAGATGGCAGGTGCTCTGCCTTTTCATTATAGATTAGGAAGATATAGGGAGGAGCAGAAGTGCTCAGGAAAAGTAAAGAACAAGAGAAAGATCCAGTTGAACAAAGCACTGGCTATACACACCGAGAGCCTAAGGTACAGCAAAAGAAACTAGGAACAGGTTGAGGTCGGCATCAATCATGGAAAACACACTCCACTTCCTGCTTCTTTCTAGAGAATTTCATTTAGCTTCCAGCAATCTTCTATCAGGCCGCCCATGCACATAGCGAAAGATTTCATTTGCTACCTGCCCGAACAATTTTACTCCCCAGTTCAGCGCTTGTTTGTTTCCCTGTTTTTTCCCTGCAAAATCGACCAGGAATTAAGGTAGTACGCCAGTACCCCACCATATTAATCACAGCATAAGGATAATTAATCTTATTATTATCAAAGCAAGCACCGTTTTTACTTTTCCAAATGCTCCAAAAAATACAGACGCAATGCTAAGCATGATAAGTTGCATATCACGCTTTGCAAATATGGGAATCCAAGAGCTAAACATATCCATGTCAACCTCATCTCAAAAGATTGTCTTCTGTTAAAACACTATTTCCCGGCATCAGCCGCAGAAACACCTTAATTTCCACTCATATTTTGTCTTCCATGTGCGATAGGCGGAAAGCGTCTTACCCTCGTATGAAGGGGCGCCGTACGTGTTTATAGGCAGGGGCGCACCTCCCTGATGATAGCGCATACATGTTGTTGAGATTACAAACTTGAAGGAGAAGGGATAAGAGGATTCGGTTACATGAGATAGAGTTACATTGTAATCTACCTAGAGTCCTACCGAAGCTAACAACCTGAATATCTATCCCTTATGTCACGTTACAATGTGTGCGCTTAACACCCTTCCTTAATCACAACTTCATCAAATTGAGATTATGCTTGAAGTCTTCAAAACTTCGTGTGGTCAAATCTTTGGTGAATCCATCTGCAACCTGATCTCTAGAATGCACAAAATGAATGTCAAGTTGCTTGTTAGCAACCCTTTCTCtgacaaagtgaaaatctatctCTAAGTGTTTTGTCCTGACATGAAACACGGGATTAGCAGATAGATAGGTAGCACCAAGATTATCACACCACAAACATGGAGCTTGAGTGTTTTTCACACCAAGTTCCTTAAGAATGGATTGAACCCATATAACTTCTGCTGTTGCATTTGGCAATGCTTGTACTCTGCCTCTGTACTGGATCTGGACACAGTTGCCTGTTTCCTTGCACTCCATGATATCAAGTTGGGACCAAAAAACAATGCAAATCCACCAGTGGAGCGcctattgttggggaacgcagtaatttcaaaaaaaatcctacgcacacgcaagatctatcatagtgatgcatagcaacgagacgggagagtgtagtccacgtaccctcgtagaccgtaagcggaagcgttatgacaacgcggttgatgtagtcgtacgtcttcacgattcgaccgatcctagtaccgaaagtacgacacctccgtgatctgcacacgttcagctcggtgacgtcccacgaactctcgatccagctgagtgtcgagggagagcttcgtcagcacgacggcgtgatgacggtgatgatgaagctactggcgcagggcttcgcctaagcactgcgatgatatgaccgaggtggattatggtggaggggggcaccgcacacggctaaaagatcaatgatcaacttgtgtgtctatggggtgccccctcccccgtatataaaggagtataggagggggagggccggccctctctatggcgcgccctaggagagtcctactcccatcgggagtaggattccccccttccaagtaggagtaggagagggaggaaggaggagagagggaggaaggaaaggggggccgacacccctcccaattcggattgggcatggggggggcgccccctcctaggccgcatcctcctctctcccactaaggcccaataaggcccatacactccccggggattccggtaacctcccggtacttcggtaaatgccgaactcacccggaaccattccgatgtccaaacatagccatccaatatatcgatctttatgtctcgaccatttcgagactcctcgtcatgtccgtgatcacatccgggactccaaacaaccttcggtgcATCAAAACACATGAACTCATAAtatcgtcacagaacgttaagcgtgcggaccctacgggttcgagaactatgtagacatgaccgagactcatctccggtcaataaccaatagcggaacctggatgctcatattggttcctacatattctacgaagatctttatcggtcaaaccgcgtaacaacatatgttgttccctttgtcatcggtatgttacttgcccgagattcgatcttcggtatctcaatacctagttcaatcttgttaccgacaagtctctttaatcgttccataatgcatcgctccgcaactaactcattagtcacattgcttgcaaggattatagtgatgtgcattaccgagagggcccagagatacctctccgcaatcggagtgacaaatcctaatcttgatctatgccaactcaacaaacaccatcggagacacctgtagagcacctttataatcacccagttacgttgtgacgtttggtagcacactaagtgttcctccggtattcgggagttgcataatctcatagtcataggaacatgtataagtcatgaagaaaacaatagcaaataaactaaacgatcaagtgctaggccaacggaatgggtcaagtcaatcacatcattctccaatgatgtgaccccgttaatcaaatgacaactcatgtctatgggtaggaaacttaaccatctttgattcaacgagctagtcaagtagaggcatactggtgacactctgtttgtctatgtattcacacatgtactaagttttcggttaatacaattctagcatgaataataaacatttatcatgatataagtaaatataaataacaactttattattgcctctagggcatatttccttcacctatcATCCATGCTACCTACCCAATCAGAATCAAAAAAGGCACTGACCAAAGTAGATGGTGACTTGCTAAAATTAAGACCAATGCTCAAAGTATTTTTGACATATCTAACTATACGTTTAGCAGCAGTCCAGTGAACAGTGGTGGGTGCATGAAGAAACTGGCATACTTTTTTGACAGCAAAAGAAATATCATGTCTTGTCAAAGTCAAGTACTTTAATGTACCTACTAGATTCATGTATTTAGTGATGTCCTCTTTACTCAGAGGTGTACCTTCTGTAAGAGATAGTTTCTCAGAACTTGATAATGGAGTAGGTGAGGGTTTACAACCTTGCAAGCCAGCCTTTTTTACCAAATCAGTGGCATATTTTTCCTGGGAGAGATGAAGTCCATCATCATGTTTCTTCACTTCAATCCCTAGGAAATAATGGAGATTCTCAAGATCCTTAAGAGCAAAATCTGTACTCAAATCCTTCACCAGTCCTGCTATCACCTCATCAGAGGAACTTGTaacaataatatcatcaacatatatgagAAAAAATATGGATGTATCAAGTTTATTGTAAATGAACAATGAGGTGTCAGACTTGGAAGGAACAAAACCAAGTGTTTGCATCTTGTGACAGAGACGTGAGTACCATGCCCTTGGTGCTTGCTTTAACCCATAAAGTGCTTTGTCAAGTTTGCATACATAAGAGGGTGCATCTTCATTTTTAAACCAGGAGGTTTTTCATGTATACCTCCTCTTCCAGAATGCCATGAAGAAACGCATTCTGTAGATCTAGCTGTCTGAGACTCCATCCCCTAGAAACAACAATAGATAGAACAAGACGGATTGTTGCAGCTTTAACAACAGGACTAAAGTTGTCCTCATAGTCTATACCATACCGTTGCTTGAAGCCCTTCGCAACAAGTCTAGCCTTGTAACGATCAATGGTTCCATCACATTTTCTCTTAATTCTAAAAACCGACTTACAATCAATAAGGTTTTTACCTTGTTGTGGAGGGACTAGATGCCACTAGTTATTTTTCTCTAGTGCCAAGTATTCTTCCTCCATTGCCTTTTTCCATTTTTGAGCACCAAGTGCCTCTTCAAGAGTGCTTGGTTCACCTGTAGAACAAACTATGCCATATTTGGTTATGTGTTTGTAATCAACAGGTTGTATCACACCTTGTTGTAGCCGTGTTCGTCGTTGTGATGGTGCACCAGGATCGACCATCACAGAAGATCCCGAGCCACGCACAGGAGTACTGGGCATAGAAGATCCCAAGGCAGATTTGCCTCGCGCTGGCGCTGGATCCTTGGTGGCTGTGGCCCGCAACGCAGACTCAGTAGGAGCCGCAGAAGATCCCGGCCTCCCCACCAGCTCATCATGGGCACATGATTGTGCGGGCCCGTGCGAATCTACACCGGATTCAGCGCCCGTCAGCCGCGGCTGAGTGCGCCGCTTGTAGCACCGTGATTCATCGGGAAATCGCACGCCACTTGGGCCACCAGGGAGCTGCCAAGTGGTAGGCGATGATTGGTGTGGGGCGGGCGCTGTGCTGCCTCCACCTGAGGGCTGGCCCGTGGCAGGCGCGGAGTCGCGGGCGGTCACACGGGCGGGCGGGTCTGCTATCGGCTCTGGCGCGTTAGCCCGCGCTGATCCCGGCGCTGATTCCCTACGCTGCTGCTCCTGCAGCAATCCCCAGGAGGATCTGCTCCCCATGTCGTGACACATCAAATATGGCACTTGGGGCTGAtttcttcatcattttcttttctgtttttcatCACCACTTTCACCTGTAACATCACAAGCCTCATGTGCATGGCTAAGAGGGTTAGTCATCCCTGGATCATCACAATTATTTTCTCCCCCTTGATGAAAACCGGTGAGATGAGGGGGCAAGAGAAGTATTTCTTGATGAAGTAGAGCACCGACGTTAGGGTGAAGATCAGCAAAGGGAAATTTTGTCTCGTCAAAAATGACATCGCGTGAAATATAGACACGGCCAGTGGAGATGTCAAGGCATTTTACACCTTTATGAGGAGGACTATACCCAAGAAAAACGCATTGCTTTGAGCGGAACATAAGTTTGCAATTATTGTATGGGCGAAGATTGGGCCAACATGCACAACCAAACACACGAAGTGATTTATAATCAGGTTTGGTGTGGAGGAGTCTCTCTACTGGAGTTTCATTATTAATGACACGGCTAGGAAGCATGTTGATGATGTGGACAGCTGTAAGAAAAGCTTCATCCCAAAACATGAGGGGCATGGAGGCGCCAGCTAAAAGAGCTAGTCCTATCTCGACAATGTGTCTGTGTTTACGTTCTGCAGAACCGTTTTGTTTGTGAGCATGAGGGCATGACACATGGTGAGAGATGCCAAGATTTTGGAAGAAAGAGTTTAACTTTTCATACTCTCCCCCCAGTCTGATTGGACAGTAATGATCTTGTTGTCAAACTTGCGCTCAACAAGAGCCTGAAATTTTTGAAAAACCTGAAAAACATCGGATCTTTTCTTAAGTAGATAGATCCAGGAGTATGTGCTATAGTCATCGATAAAACTCACGTAATATGTGTGTCTACCAACGGAGCTAGGGGCAGGTCCCCAAACATCGGAAAAATCAATTGCAATGGTTTGGTAGAAACACTAGTTGATATTGGATATGGTAATTGATGACTCTTAGCATGTTGACATGAATCACAAACTGTTTCAACATTGCGCTCACCACGGGAGCTTATTTTTCCTAAGCAATCTTTCAACTAAAGAAGAAGAGGCATGGCCTAATTGATCGTGCCATCGTGTTGACGAAAGTTTGGCAACACCATAGGCTCGTTTATTTAATCTTCTACACTCCGGAATCAACTGGTAGAGCCCTCGAACACATCTACCTCGATAGAGAACTTTCTTCGTTGCCTGATCCTTGATAAAAAAAACAAGGATGAAACTCGAGGAAGACATGATTGTCAATGGAAATTCTATGAACGGAAAGAAGATTCATACTAGCACGAGGGACATGCAAATTTTTTCTAAGATGAAGTTTGCGATGGGGAGTTTTGATAATTGTATGACCAATGTGATGGATCCTCATACCTGCACCACTAGCAGTGTGGATTTGGTCCTTGCCGCGGTATTTTTCCCGCATGGTCACCTTCTTGAGCTCGCCGGTGATGTGTTCGGTGGCACCAGTGTCGACATACCAGTTGGTGTCGATGCTGTAAGAACCATCCGCAGCTGCAACCACCTTGTCCTTATcctgggaggaggaggaggagtcgtATCGGTACCAGCAGTCCTTGGCGCTGTGCCCGAGCTTGCCGCAGATCTGACAGGGCGGCGCATCAGGGCGCGCTCTGttggagccgccgccgccgcccagcgtCCCTTGGGGTTGTTGGAGGAGGACCGCTCGGCGCGAGGATTGACGCTGCTGGAGGAGTTCCCGCTGCCGCCCGATCTTGCCTTGCCGCGTGGAGGTCCGTTGCGGCGGCCGCCGCGGCCACTAGAGGCTGCGTTCATAGACGACTTGAAGCCGCCCGAACCCTGGTAGGGTGCCATGCGTTGATCAAAATTGCTCAACATGGTGAACAGCTCATCCAGGGTGACGGGGTTGGTGCGGGCGTCGAGGGCCGACACCAGGGGCTGGTACTCCATGTCCAGCGCGTGGATGATGTAGGAGACGATCTGGTCGTCTTGCAGGGGTTTTCCGGCCGCGTCGAGTTCATTAGCCAGGCCGCACATGTAGGCGAAAAGGGTGGCGACCGGCTGGGTTCCCTTCTGCGCATGAAGCAGAGCCGTGCAGATGTTGTTGATGCGGCTAAGCGAATGCGAGGAGAACATGGCCGCCAGGGTCTTCCAGAGCGCGTGTGTCATGGAGATCGCGGTCACTGCACCAACACCTCTTTGGAGAGATTGTTGAGCAGGTACCCAAGCACCTGTTGATCCTTCCGGACCCAGATGGGGTGGAGAGGGTTGGGCTCGGTGGAGTCTTTGCCATCCTTATCCTTGCCAGGAAGAAAACGGGCTGGCTCCGGTGTGCTGCCATCGGCATAGCCGAAGACGCCAGCTCCCCTTAGCTGCGGCGTGATCTGGACGCGCCACAGTACATAGTTCGTACATGTGAGCTTCTCCGTGACCTGGTTGTTGAGACCGATCTGGGAGGAACCGGAGGAAGACATAGCTAGGCACTAATGGAGATTGAAAGCTAGATGAATTGGAAGGGAGTTGCTCTGATTACCATGTGCGATAGGCGGAAAGCGTCTTACCATCGTATGAGGGGCGCCGTACGTGTTTATAGGCAGGGGCGCACCTCCCTGATGACAGCGCATACATGTTGTTGAGATTACAAACTTGGAGAAGAAGGGATAAGAGGATTTGGGTACATGAGATAGAGTTACATTGTAATCTACCTAGAGTCCTACCGAAGCTAACAACCTGAATATCTATCCCTTATGTCACGTTACAATGTGTGTGTTTAACATTCCACAGTATAAAGAGAGTAGTTCCTTTCTACTCGTTTTGGTCACGAGTGGCGGTGCCACTGCAGGATCATAGAACTATAGAGGACCGGAGCGTATGAATTGTGAAGTGAGATACTGCAAGTGCAAGCCTGCAATGTATAGTGCGTACGTTGGATGGACAAGTCGAAATGTGTCAGGTTCCGCGAGAAGGGAGAATCTGAAGCCTTTGTGTGATGTGGTGAACTGGTGATCGACTTCCGGACCGCTAACCACAGTGGACGTCATATTGGGAGCAGAAGTAGGAGGATCGGCATGGATGCTCCAAGGGCTGTGAATGTATGTAACCTGGTAGTTGCCCAACATTCTTCTTGGCTTGTGCTCAAGTGGCAGACCATTGTGCAGCAGCAGCTGCTACTGCTAGAACTATATATCCTTTCctatttctttgaaaaaactaGAACTACATATCTAACAAGACACAGAGCCAATCGATGACAAGGGCTCCAGTTTTTACAATTTTACTTGATAAGCACCGGTTACTAGGCATTCATACAGCTAGCTAACACGACCTGACAGCTTTCTGAATAGACGAATGACTGATGGAGTGGTCTTTCAGAAGTGCTGCGAAAATATCATGAGGCAATGCTGTCAATATGTAAGTCACATTTTTCATAGCTAATCATCAAAGCTTAAGTACTACTCCGTAGCATTTAGCAAAAAGAGATTCACTACTTTCACAAGTACTTTTAGCCTGAAGATCACGACCCAAATAGATTCAGAATTACAGTTAGCTGCTCTAAAGTCTGAACTGAAGTAGTCTCCACACACCAATTTCGCTCCCCTACCCCTGGAGGTCACCAACCGAAAGAGATTCAGAATAACGGTTGTACGCAATAACTGCTGCAAGTGCAGGAAACCTTTTCTTTTATCACAGCTAAGCTAGGTTAATTCCTGCCATACATCTATAACATAGCACACTACGGGCATCAATCAAGGATGATGGATGTCACCGCCGTCTAGCCCAGGTAGCCGCGTCGCATGATCTATTGGCCAGATATAACAGAACGAGGACCTCCACAACTCCAGCTGAACTCCTTGTCGGTTCTGTCGGCGAACTGATTTGTTCCTAGAGTGCATAAAGCGCCCGACGTTGCGTTATGCTCGTCCACGTGCTGGGCAGTGTGCTTGAATAGCTCGTACCGCATCGCCTTCTCCTCCTTGTCCTTGTACGTGCGATCGTACTTGGTCATCCAGTCCTCGAACCTCTTCTTCATGGCTTTCTCCTCAAATGGTTTCCTCTTCCAGGGCCACATCATGATGAATCTGCTTGAGGGCTGCGATTATGAGTGAGACAAGTTTCATGGTCAGGTGACAAAGTATCAAGGTAGGATATACCCAAAGTACATTTATTTCATATATACCTGATGGCTTCTGTGCATCCTCCTTGATATACCACATTCCTACCACGAAGACAGATAAGGCACCCACTGTCACAGCATTACCACGCGATTCACCGATGGGCGACCTGCATATTAAGGTTCATGACTCTTCATGAATTGTCACATTGGCAGATGTTAGCAAAAGTGCAAAACATAAGCTCTTCCAAGCCTGTAACGTTGACTAATAGAACAGCTTATTCATGCCATGAATTGAATGATATTGATTGGAACAAACTGTCCGTGTCCTAAATCATGTTATTCCATGATTTGATCTGTTTTTTCTAGAGAAAGGCAGGAGCCCGAGTTTATAAATAAAGCCATCACGGCGAGTTCAACACAAGTCACAGCACAGAGAAGTATCAATAGTTACGGCATACAGACCAAGTACAAATCACTGGGATCAAGCCAAAGGCACGCAGGCCAGGCAAAAGAGAAGGATAAATCTTAACGATGATTCTCAGCAGGGGAACTTGAGGGGCCATGATTTCATAACTGTTAAATCCAATGATTTTACATTAATGTTGCTAAGAACAATCCAATAAGACTTGAAAATCAAATACAACCATACTGTGCCAGAATACCAGACATAGTCATGAAAGCAATATTAAAATTTACTAGACAAGTTTATAATTATAGACAACAGCTAGATTAACAAGTTTTCAAGACCCAGCAGCATTcaatctactccctccatttccaaTAACAGGCGTGCATGTAATTTTATGAATACCAACACAAACCAACACCACCAATCATGTGAGCGTTCACACGCTCATCCTTGTTTTTTGACAAAACAGTACAACAGTAAACAGACCACGTGCAGTAGTAATAACAGGCAAGCACAAAACAATCAACAACCCACAATTAATGGCACAATTACCACAACTCACGAAGCATCGCCTCTTACTCGTGCTtaattcactagtagaaaacaaggctttggttcgggcagggcaagcccattagtccgggttcagtcacgaaccgggactcatgggggcattcgtcccggttcgttagcccagggggccggccggggcctcgtgggcattggtcccggttcgtggggATCCATTTGTCCCAGTGCTAggcacgaaccaggaccaatgtgcctcgctcctggcccacaaccattggtcccggttccagccacgaaccgggacaaatgagttgcctatacaTACCCATCGCCgcggcagagcactccacagtgctctgttttttctggccggcgagggaagggcatttgggtgctctagctcacctcctat
This genomic window from Aegilops tauschii subsp. strangulata cultivar AL8/78 chromosome 4, Aet v6.0, whole genome shotgun sequence contains:
- the LOC141021980 gene encoding uncharacterized protein; this encodes MTHALWKTLAAMFSSHSLSRINNICTALLHAQKGTQPVATLFAYMCGLANELDAAGKPLQDDQIVSYIIHALDMEYQPLVSALDARTNPVTLDELFTMLSNFDQRMAPYQGSGGFKSSMNAASSGRGGRRNGPPRGKARSGGSGNSSSSVNPRAERSSSNNPKGRWAAAAAPTERALMRRPDKDKVVAAADGSYSIDTNWYVDTGATEHITGELKKVTMREKYRGKDQIHTASGAGIEVKKHDDGLHLSQEKYATDLVKKAGLQGCKPSPTPLSSSEKLSLTEGSMDDR